From a region of the Raphanus sativus cultivar WK10039 unplaced genomic scaffold, ASM80110v3 Scaffold0113, whole genome shotgun sequence genome:
- the LOC108855809 gene encoding LOW QUALITY PROTEIN: probable xyloglucan endotransglucosylase/hydrolase protein 7 (The sequence of the model RefSeq protein was modified relative to this genomic sequence to represent the inferred CDS: inserted 1 base in 1 codon), producing the protein MASIKPIITRFSLIFNYKATMVVSLFSARNAFFISLCLFAALYRPVLTRPAKFADDFRITWSDTHITQIDGGRAIQLKLDPSSGCGFASKKQYLFGRVSMKXKLIPGDSAGTVAAFYMNSDTDSVRDELDFEFLGNRSGQPYTVQTNVFAHGKGDREQRVNLWFDPSREFHEYAISWNHLRIVFYVDNVPIRVYKNNEARKVPYPRFQPMGVYSTLWEADDWATRGGIEKINWSGAPFYAYYKDFDIEGCSVPGPADCPTNPTNWWEGNAYHQLSPVEARSYRWVRVNHMIYDYCTDRSRFSVPPPECSAGI; encoded by the exons ATGGCTTCGATCAAACCCATCATCACAAGATTTTCACTAATATTCAACTACAAAGCAACAATGGTGGTGTCACTCTTCTCTGCAAGGAATGCTTTCTTTATAAGCTTATGCTTATTTGCAGCATTGTACCGGCCGGTTTTGACTAGACCAGCTAAGTTTGCGGATGACTTTAGGATCACGTGGTCCGATACTCATATCACTCAAATCGATGGAGGAAGAGCCATTCAGCTCAAGTTGGACCCTAGCTCAG GATGTGGGTTCGCTTCGAAGAAGCAATATTTGTTTGGCCGCGTTAGCATGA TTAAACTCATCCCGGGTGATTCCGCAGGAACAGTAGCTGCGTtctat ATGAATTCGGATACAGATTCTGTAAGAGATGAACTAGATTTTGAATTCTTGGGAAACCGAAGTGGACAACCTTACACTGTGCAAACTAACGTATTTGCTCATGGTAAAGGCGATAGAGAGCAAAGAGTGAACCTTTGGTTTGATCCTTCTCGTGAATTCCACGAATACGCCATTTCATGGAACCATCTCCGTATTGT GTTCTACGTAGACAATGTCCCCATTAGGGTTTATAAGAACAACGAGGCTAGGAAAGTACCATACCCGAGATTCCAACCAATGGGTGTATATTCCACATTATGGGAAGCCGATGATTGGGCAACACGTGGAGGAATAGAGAAAATCAATTGGTCGGGAGCTCCATTTTATGCGTACTACAAAGATTTTGATATAGAAGGATGTTCGGTTCCAGGACCAGCAGATTGTCCAACTAATCCAACGAATTGGTGGGAAGGCAATGCGTACCACCAATTGAGTCCAGTTGAGGCTCGAAGTTATAGATGGGTCCGAGTGAACCATATGATCTATGATTACTGTACCGACAGGTCTCGTTTTTCTGTTCCTCCCCCGGAATGCTCTGCCGGAATATGA
- the LOC108849903 gene encoding uncharacterized protein LOC108849903, with translation MNTAVWDGFYEITMGVVSWMGARKIPSLRSLLEVEAEAMRWTMMQMVRLHFTNVCFETDSKELMEAANQTGLNPVIHSYAQDIAAILASRRDYKVVFKCREGNRVADRVAKEAISLDNNASKLYSVMLVWIKSLVEEDQGSNW, from the coding sequence aTGAATACTGCGGTATGGGATGGGTTCTACGAGATCACAATGGGGGTTGTGAGTTGGATGGGTGCGAGGAAGATACCAAGCTTGAGGTCCCTCTTGGAAGTAGAAGCAGAAGCGATGAGATGGACAATGATGCAAATGGTTAGACTGCACTTTACTAATGTGTGCTTTGAGACAGATTCTAAGGAGCTAATGGAAGCAGCTAACCAAACGGGGTTAAATCCAGTGATACACTCATACGCCCAAGATATAGCAGCAATTCTTGCATCAAGGAGGGACTACAAAGTGGTGTTTAAATGCAGAGAAGGAAATCGTGTGGCAGATAGAGTAGCAAAGGAAGCTATATCTTTAGATAACAATGCTTCCAAATTGTACTCTGTAATGCTAGTTTGGATAAAATCCCTTGTGGAAGAGGACCaagggtctaactggtga